A genome region from Natranaeroarchaeum sulfidigenes includes the following:
- a CDS encoding glycerate kinase type-2 family protein, whose product MSFTFADEDRLARTPAHELALSCLTAGIEAATPRTAVDRTVSLEGGQLVVLPTGRSPGQRYDLDAYDDVYVLGGGNAAAHLASALEDVLGERISGGVVVTDDPTPTEHVDVLPGDHPVPSERGVESTRRLLDTAAHAEENDLVLAGFTGGGSALLPAPAGDLMLSDLQETTDVLLASGATIDEINAVRKHCSAIKGGRLARRVAPATVVGLVISDVIGDDLSVIASGPLAPDPTSYGDALAVLDRYDVDVPAAVRSHLQRGRDGEFAETPRSDDPAFERVDTHVLASGTDALDAARDVAEERGYNGVILSARVRGEASEAAKTHVAIAEECRATGNPISPPAVFLSGGETTVTLGDDHGAGGPNQEFALSAACELDESGIVVASVDTDGIDGTTDAAGAIVDAETVDPGKGLAALDRNDASPLLDEAGALIRTGASGTNVNDLRVLVVEERS is encoded by the coding sequence ATGTCGTTCACGTTCGCCGACGAGGACAGACTCGCCCGGACGCCTGCACACGAACTCGCGCTCTCGTGTCTTACCGCAGGTATCGAGGCGGCGACCCCTCGGACGGCGGTCGATCGGACCGTCTCCCTTGAGGGGGGACAGCTGGTCGTTCTGCCGACTGGGCGTTCGCCCGGCCAGCGGTACGATCTGGACGCGTACGACGACGTCTACGTACTCGGCGGCGGCAACGCGGCCGCCCACCTCGCGAGCGCGCTCGAAGACGTCCTTGGCGAGCGGATCTCCGGTGGCGTGGTCGTCACCGACGATCCCACTCCGACCGAGCACGTCGACGTACTCCCCGGCGACCATCCGGTCCCCAGCGAGCGCGGCGTCGAGAGTACGCGACGTCTCCTCGATACTGCCGCGCACGCCGAAGAGAACGATCTCGTGCTCGCCGGGTTCACTGGTGGCGGCAGCGCCCTGCTTCCCGCGCCTGCTGGCGACCTGATGCTCTCGGACCTGCAGGAGACGACCGATGTGTTACTGGCGAGCGGCGCGACGATCGACGAGATCAACGCCGTCAGGAAGCACTGTTCGGCGATCAAGGGCGGTCGGCTCGCCCGCCGTGTTGCTCCCGCTACCGTCGTCGGTCTCGTCATCAGTGACGTGATCGGCGACGACCTCTCGGTTATCGCCAGTGGGCCGCTCGCGCCCGACCCGACGAGCTACGGCGATGCGCTCGCCGTGCTCGATCGATACGATGTCGACGTCCCGGCGGCGGTCCGGAGCCATTTGCAACGCGGCAGGGACGGCGAGTTCGCGGAGACGCCCCGGAGCGACGATCCGGCGTTTGAGCGCGTCGACACGCACGTTCTCGCAAGCGGAACCGATGCGCTGGACGCGGCCCGCGACGTTGCCGAGGAGCGAGGCTACAACGGGGTGATTCTCTCCGCACGTGTCCGTGGGGAAGCAAGCGAAGCCGCCAAGACGCACGTCGCAATCGCCGAGGAGTGTCGGGCGACCGGAAATCCAATCTCGCCGCCTGCTGTGTTCCTTTCGGGCGGCGAGACGACCGTCACGCTGGGCGACGATCACGGCGCGGGCGGCCCCAACCAGGAGTTCGCGCTGAGTGCCGCCTGCGAACTCGATGAGTCGGGCATCGTCGTCGCAAGTGTCGATACCGACGGAATCGATGGGACAACCGACGCCGCGGGGGCGATCGTCGACGCGGAGACAGTCGATCCAGGGAAGGGCTTGGCAGCACTCGACAGGAACGACGCCTCCCCGCTGCTCGACGAAGCTGGCGCGCTGATTCGCACGGGTGCGAGCGGGACGAACGTCAATGATCTTCGAGTGCTCGTGGTCGAGGAGCGCTCGTAG
- a CDS encoding ornithine cyclodeaminase family protein encodes METLLLNREDVETSAELAAVITAVEEAFAAYARGDVQMPAKSYIDLPQYNGDFRSMPAYMDAGEWDAAAIKWVNVHPDNPDDHGLPTVLGTIVYSDPESAYPLSIMDGTVITEKRTGAAAAVATDYLAIEDATSLGLVGAGVQSYTQLEAIAQVRPIEEVVVSDVDDERVEALVETFEGRFDIRGGSISEAGHCDVLSTVTPVEEPVVGPDDLGEHTHVNAIGADAAGKHEIDDEVLLASKLVIDDYEQCTHSGEINVPWSAGVLGDDDIHAELGNIVIGDHEGRNAGDGVTVFDSTGLAIQDVAAAHVTYENARESGDGYGFELV; translated from the coding sequence ATGGAGACGTTACTGCTGAACCGCGAGGACGTGGAGACCAGTGCCGAACTGGCTGCAGTCATCACCGCCGTCGAAGAGGCGTTTGCGGCCTACGCTCGTGGCGACGTCCAGATGCCCGCCAAATCCTACATCGACCTCCCACAGTACAACGGTGACTTCCGCTCGATGCCCGCCTACATGGACGCTGGAGAGTGGGACGCCGCCGCGATCAAGTGGGTCAACGTCCATCCCGACAACCCCGACGACCACGGCCTTCCAACAGTACTCGGGACCATCGTGTACTCGGACCCCGAGAGCGCGTATCCGCTCTCGATCATGGACGGCACCGTCATCACCGAAAAGCGCACCGGTGCAGCGGCCGCGGTCGCAACCGATTATCTCGCAATCGAGGACGCGACGAGTCTCGGCCTCGTGGGTGCAGGCGTCCAGTCGTACACCCAGCTAGAGGCCATCGCACAGGTTCGCCCGATCGAGGAGGTCGTCGTCAGCGACGTCGACGACGAACGCGTCGAGGCGCTCGTCGAGACCTTCGAGGGCCGATTCGACATCCGCGGCGGGTCGATCAGCGAGGCCGGTCACTGTGACGTGCTCTCGACGGTGACGCCGGTCGAAGAGCCAGTAGTCGGCCCAGACGACCTCGGCGAGCACACCCACGTCAACGCCATCGGGGCGGATGCGGCGGGCAAGCACGAGATCGACGATGAGGTGTTACTGGCCTCGAAACTCGTCATCGACGACTACGAGCAGTGTACCCACTCTGGCGAGATCAACGTGCCCTGGAGCGCTGGCGTGCTCGGGGACGATGACATCCACGCCGAACTTGGCAACATCGTAATCGGGGACCACGAGGGGCGCAACGCAGGGGACGGCGTGACGGTCTTTGACTCGACCGGGCTGGCGATCCAGGACGTTGCGGCGGCTCACGTCACCTACGAGAACGCACGTGAGAGCGGCGATGGCTACGGGTTCGAGCTGGTCTGA
- a CDS encoding DUF7535 family protein, translating to MSTDDPEDELSVPEKAIRTVTPGVKGKRDPDMDVIGWGLLLGMLVLLVPLLPFIIIVWLFTKLLDLFSRIRGE from the coding sequence ATGAGTACCGACGACCCAGAGGACGAACTGTCAGTCCCCGAAAAAGCGATCCGAACCGTCACGCCCGGCGTGAAGGGCAAACGCGACCCCGACATGGACGTGATCGGCTGGGGGTTGTTGCTCGGCATGCTCGTACTACTAGTGCCACTGTTGCCTTTCATCATCATCGTCTGGTTGTTCACCAAACTACTCGATCTGTTCTCCCGGATTCGGGGCGAGTGA
- the leuS gene encoding leucine--tRNA ligase, whose amino-acid sequence MTYDPQTVEARWRERWAEQGQYESDPAADEEATFITVPYPYPSGGMHVGHVRTYTVPDVYARYRRQQGDNVLFPIAWHVTGTPIVGAVERLKKGEADQLDVLTNTYNVPEDELQNLETPMGFARYFIDNFYKSNMKELGLSIDWRREFTTNDERYSKFITWQYETLKERGLLEKGLHPVKYCTEQENPVTTHDLLEGEDVEYQEYTLVNFTATDDGTTIPMATLRPETVRGVTNAFVNPAETYATATVDGEEWIVSVEATEKLALQDREVEVHEEFTGDELVGRTVENPVTGDDLLILPADFVDPDSASGVVMSVPAHSPDDYVALQEVKARADELGEYGIDPDAVRGIEPVPILDVEGYGEIPAKDAVESAGIESSDDPGLSEVTKELYNREFHTGELHEEYGEFAGRVIEDVREELAAAFRERGAFGQLYDFPEPVVSRAGGKVVVAYQDTWFLRYNDADWKAKAHEAIAGLDAIPENTREQYDHTVDWLNEWPCIRNYGLGTKLPWDDDFVIEPLSDSTIYMAYYTIAHRLDDVPPEEMDREFFDTLFYGADAVDSPNDTALDLREEWDYWYPVDYRCSGNDLISNHLSFYLFHHAELFDEPEWPQGITSMGMGLLEGKKMSSSSGHVVLPSNAIEKYGADTVRFFLLNSAEPWQDYDWRAEQVESTRDQLDRFWQRAQELIDADAPADEPDLEHIDRWLLARLQETVETTTDAMERFETRTASQTAFYGFEEHLKWYRRRTDLDRPGAQWTLQHVLETRLRLLAPFTPFLANELHEQLTGTPAEEAPWPQVDEDYRNERTLAEERLIETLYDDVADIVDVTGTDPDRIRVYAPADWKRDVLEQVIETGPDVGAVMGEVMQEPELREKGNDVNDLVGDLVEFVRERDEETLAALREIDELAVYGEAAPFLADEFDADVTVYAENGDDIEDPDDKASAAVPFRPAIHLE is encoded by the coding sequence ATGACCTACGACCCGCAGACAGTCGAAGCGCGATGGCGGGAGCGCTGGGCCGAGCAGGGCCAGTACGAGTCCGATCCCGCGGCCGACGAGGAAGCGACGTTCATCACCGTCCCCTATCCCTATCCGAGCGGCGGGATGCACGTCGGCCACGTCCGAACCTACACCGTCCCTGACGTCTACGCGCGCTATCGGAGACAGCAGGGCGACAACGTGCTCTTCCCGATCGCGTGGCACGTCACCGGCACGCCGATCGTCGGCGCTGTCGAACGCCTGAAAAAGGGCGAGGCCGACCAGCTTGACGTCCTGACGAACACGTACAACGTCCCTGAAGACGAACTGCAGAACCTGGAGACGCCGATGGGCTTTGCCCGGTACTTCATCGACAACTTCTACAAGTCGAACATGAAGGAGCTCGGGCTCTCGATCGACTGGCGACGGGAGTTTACCACCAACGATGAGCGCTACTCGAAGTTCATCACCTGGCAGTACGAGACGCTAAAGGAGCGCGGGCTGCTGGAGAAGGGTTTGCACCCGGTCAAGTACTGCACCGAACAGGAGAACCCGGTGACGACTCACGACCTGCTCGAAGGCGAGGACGTCGAGTATCAGGAGTATACACTGGTGAACTTCACCGCGACCGACGACGGAACGACGATTCCGATGGCGACGCTCCGGCCCGAGACCGTTCGGGGCGTCACCAACGCCTTCGTCAACCCCGCCGAAACGTACGCCACTGCGACCGTCGACGGCGAGGAGTGGATCGTCTCCGTCGAGGCGACAGAGAAGCTCGCCCTGCAGGACCGCGAGGTCGAAGTTCACGAGGAGTTCACGGGTGATGAGCTGGTGGGCCGCACCGTCGAGAACCCCGTGACTGGCGATGATCTGCTCATTCTGCCAGCCGACTTCGTCGATCCCGACAGCGCGAGCGGCGTCGTGATGTCCGTTCCGGCCCACAGCCCGGACGACTACGTTGCGCTGCAGGAAGTCAAAGCGCGGGCCGACGAGCTCGGCGAGTACGGGATCGATCCCGACGCGGTCCGGGGGATCGAACCGGTCCCAATCCTCGATGTGGAGGGGTACGGTGAGATCCCGGCAAAGGACGCCGTCGAATCGGCGGGGATCGAGTCCAGTGACGATCCCGGACTGTCCGAGGTCACCAAAGAGCTGTACAACAGGGAGTTCCACACCGGTGAGCTCCACGAGGAGTACGGCGAGTTTGCGGGCCGTGTCATCGAGGACGTCCGCGAGGAGCTGGCGGCGGCGTTCCGCGAGCGTGGCGCGTTCGGACAGCTCTATGACTTCCCCGAGCCGGTCGTCTCCCGTGCTGGCGGGAAAGTCGTCGTCGCGTATCAGGACACCTGGTTCCTGCGGTACAACGATGCCGACTGGAAGGCCAAAGCCCACGAGGCGATTGCCGGGCTGGACGCCATCCCCGAGAACACTCGCGAGCAGTACGACCACACGGTCGACTGGCTGAACGAGTGGCCCTGCATCAGAAACTACGGGCTGGGGACGAAACTCCCGTGGGACGACGACTTCGTTATCGAGCCGCTCTCGGACTCGACGATCTACATGGCCTACTACACTATCGCTCACCGGCTCGACGACGTCCCGCCGGAGGAGATGGACCGGGAGTTCTTCGATACGCTGTTTTACGGTGCCGACGCGGTTGACAGCCCCAACGACACCGCGCTCGACCTGCGCGAGGAGTGGGACTACTGGTATCCAGTCGATTACCGCTGCTCGGGCAACGATCTGATCTCGAACCACCTGAGCTTCTATCTGTTCCACCACGCCGAGCTATTCGACGAGCCGGAGTGGCCTCAGGGGATTACCTCGATGGGGATGGGCCTGCTTGAGGGCAAAAAGATGTCCTCCTCGAGCGGCCACGTCGTTCTGCCCTCGAACGCAATCGAAAAATACGGCGCGGATACCGTGCGCTTTTTCCTGCTCAACTCCGCCGAGCCGTGGCAGGACTACGACTGGCGTGCCGAACAGGTCGAGAGCACGCGCGACCAGCTCGATCGGTTCTGGCAGCGCGCTCAGGAGCTGATCGATGCCGACGCCCCTGCGGATGAGCCAGACCTCGAACACATTGACCGCTGGCTACTGGCCCGGCTCCAGGAGACGGTCGAAACGACGACCGACGCGATGGAACGTTTCGAGACCAGAACGGCGAGCCAGACCGCGTTCTACGGCTTCGAGGAACATCTCAAGTGGTACCGCCGCCGGACTGACCTCGACCGACCGGGGGCACAGTGGACGCTCCAGCACGTCCTCGAAACGCGGCTGCGACTGCTCGCACCGTTCACGCCCTTCCTGGCGAACGAACTCCACGAACAGCTCACCGGGACGCCTGCCGAGGAGGCCCCGTGGCCGCAGGTCGACGAGGACTACCGGAACGAGCGCACCCTCGCGGAGGAGCGACTGATCGAGACGCTGTACGACGACGTCGCCGACATCGTCGACGTCACCGGCACCGATCCCGATCGGATCCGCGTCTACGCCCCCGCCGACTGGAAACGCGACGTCCTTGAACAGGTCATCGAGACCGGTCCGGATGTCGGAGCGGTGATGGGCGAGGTTATGCAAGAGCCCGAACTCCGTGAGAAGGGCAACGACGTCAACGACCTCGTCGGCGATCTGGTCGAGTTCGTCCGCGAGCGCGACGAGGAGACGCTGGCCGCCCTCCGTGAGATCGACGAACTGGCGGTCTATGGGGAAGCCGCCCCGTTCCTCGCCGATGAGTTCGACGCCGACGTGACGGTCTACGCCGAGAACGGCGACGATATCGAGGACCCCGACGACAAGGCCTCGGCTGCGGTGCCCTTCCGACCGGCGATCCATCTCGAATAG
- the thrC gene encoding threonine synthase, giving the protein MSMKLDAPAEDVPPEAEDGVWLSCIACDHTLAPFDDVVFTCPECDGLLEVRYADLPTFEDFEGTGVWRYDDALPVEMGVTIQEGNTPLYEVPELEAETGVEHLHVKHEGMNPTGSFKDRGMTVGVQVASRLGVDRLACASTGNTSAALSAYGARSELETLVLLPAGKVAAGKVAQASLHGARILEVDGNFDTCLDIVQDLAMSGHVYLLNSLNPFRLEGQKTIGLEILEQCQDRTGAYPDRIVLPVGNAGNTSALYKAFRELVQSGALDESEVPKLTGVQAEGAAPMVEAVEEGNDEIRRWDHVETRATAIRIGNPVNAPKALPGIRETGGTAVAVSDDEITDAQRSLAEEGVGVEPASAASIAGLRKLRDQGVVGSDENVVCLTTGHLLKDPEEAAAAGSDPEPVPGDTEGVLDHLE; this is encoded by the coding sequence ATGAGCATGAAACTCGACGCGCCGGCAGAGGACGTGCCGCCGGAGGCCGAGGACGGCGTCTGGCTGTCCTGCATCGCCTGCGATCACACCCTCGCACCCTTCGACGACGTCGTCTTTACCTGTCCCGAATGCGACGGGCTTCTCGAAGTGCGCTACGCCGATCTCCCCACCTTCGAGGACTTCGAGGGCACCGGCGTCTGGCGCTACGACGACGCCCTGCCAGTCGAGATGGGCGTGACGATTCAGGAGGGCAACACGCCCCTGTACGAGGTACCTGAACTGGAAGCCGAAACCGGCGTCGAGCATCTCCACGTGAAACACGAGGGGATGAACCCGACGGGCAGTTTCAAAGACCGTGGGATGACCGTGGGCGTGCAGGTCGCCAGTCGCCTCGGCGTCGACCGGCTCGCTTGCGCGTCGACCGGCAACACCAGCGCCGCGCTGTCGGCCTACGGTGCGCGCTCCGAACTGGAGACGCTCGTACTCCTCCCTGCAGGAAAAGTCGCCGCGGGGAAGGTCGCCCAGGCCAGCCTCCACGGCGCGCGCATCCTCGAAGTCGACGGCAACTTCGACACCTGTCTGGACATCGTGCAGGACCTGGCGATGAGCGGACACGTCTACCTGCTGAACTCGTTGAACCCCTTCCGGCTGGAGGGTCAGAAGACCATCGGCCTCGAAATCCTCGAACAGTGTCAGGACCGAACGGGCGCGTACCCCGACCGGATCGTCCTCCCGGTCGGCAACGCGGGCAATACGAGTGCGCTGTACAAGGCCTTCCGCGAGCTCGTCCAGTCGGGCGCGCTCGACGAGAGCGAGGTCCCAAAACTCACCGGCGTGCAAGCCGAGGGAGCCGCCCCGATGGTCGAAGCCGTCGAGGAGGGCAACGACGAGATTCGACGCTGGGACCACGTCGAGACCCGTGCGACGGCGATCCGGATCGGTAACCCGGTCAACGCGCCGAAGGCGCTCCCCGGAATCCGCGAGACCGGCGGCACGGCCGTCGCCGTCTCCGACGACGAGATCACTGACGCGCAGCGCTCGCTCGCCGAGGAGGGCGTCGGCGTCGAACCAGCCAGTGCGGCCTCGATTGCTGGCCTCCGCAAACTCCGCGATCAGGGCGTGGTCGGGAGCGACGAAAACGTCGTCTGCCTGACGACCGGGCATCTGCTGAAAGATCCCGAGGAGGCCGCCGCCGCCGGGAGCGATCCGGAGCCGGTCCCGGGCGATACCGAGGGTGTCCTCGATCATCTGGAGTGA
- a CDS encoding MFS transporter: MTDPTDGDLENYDIPDEISVRGSPRRGLVGATFGFFIGFAGVVMYGPAAEQFEQALGLSGVLLGLLVGAPNLIGSLIRIPAGAWADDVGPRKPFLTLLGLSAIGMIGFSAMLHFVGIEGLSARHYPLIFVLGALSGCGIGTFSVGLTQASYWHQSEEQGSALAIYAGLGNSSPGIFTILLPILIGVLGLTTTYFVWIFFLVGGILVYAATAADPYYFQLKRQGLDPQRAREVSRELGEEIFPSEDAWGSIREAATMSRTWMLVTLYFTSLGGFLALTVWYPSYWVSFHGVDPRTAGVLTALGFTLLATFIRIPGGFLSDRVGGERVSAVSFSVIGAAGVLVMIADGFRVSIAAMLFLATGVGIANAAATQLVPMYVPEAVGGASGIVGGIGAFGGFLIPPVLGLFVDYYGVSGYATGFVVIAALGVLCAVLSVFMYTKFSYHAVGA; encoded by the coding sequence ATGACGGATCCGACGGATGGGGACTTGGAAAACTACGATATCCCTGACGAGATATCCGTTCGGGGGTCCCCACGCAGGGGACTCGTCGGTGCGACGTTCGGTTTCTTTATCGGCTTCGCTGGCGTCGTGATGTACGGTCCAGCCGCCGAACAGTTCGAACAGGCACTGGGTCTGTCGGGGGTACTCCTCGGCCTACTGGTCGGTGCGCCAAACCTGATCGGCTCTCTCATCCGAATTCCGGCCGGAGCGTGGGCCGACGATGTCGGTCCACGGAAGCCGTTTCTTACGTTGCTCGGTCTGTCCGCGATCGGGATGATCGGCTTTTCGGCGATGCTGCATTTCGTCGGGATCGAGGGGCTTAGTGCGCGTCACTATCCGCTCATATTCGTTCTGGGTGCGTTGAGCGGCTGCGGTATTGGTACCTTTTCGGTGGGGCTTACACAGGCCTCCTACTGGCATCAGAGCGAAGAACAGGGTAGTGCCTTGGCTATCTACGCTGGACTCGGCAACAGCTCGCCGGGAATCTTCACGATACTGTTGCCGATACTCATCGGCGTCCTCGGCCTCACAACCACCTACTTCGTCTGGATCTTCTTCCTTGTCGGTGGGATACTCGTGTATGCGGCGACCGCGGCCGACCCGTACTATTTCCAGCTGAAAAGACAGGGCCTCGATCCACAGAGGGCCCGAGAGGTGAGCAGGGAACTCGGCGAGGAGATATTCCCGAGCGAGGACGCATGGGGATCGATCCGCGAGGCAGCGACCATGTCACGGACGTGGATGCTGGTCACCCTGTATTTTACATCTCTCGGCGGATTTCTCGCCCTGACGGTATGGTACCCGTCCTACTGGGTTTCGTTTCACGGTGTCGATCCTCGTACCGCTGGTGTCCTCACCGCGCTCGGGTTCACACTGCTGGCGACGTTCATACGTATCCCCGGTGGGTTCCTGAGCGACAGAGTCGGTGGCGAACGTGTCTCGGCCGTCAGCTTCTCAGTGATTGGGGCTGCTGGAGTGCTGGTGATGATTGCGGACGGGTTCCGTGTGTCGATAGCAGCCATGCTGTTTCTGGCGACCGGTGTCGGCATCGCGAACGCCGCAGCAACACAGCTGGTACCGATGTACGTCCCCGAAGCAGTCGGGGGTGCCTCAGGCATCGTCGGGGGGATCGGGGCGTTCGGCGGCTTTCTCATCCCACCAGTACTGGGACTGTTCGTCGACTACTACGGCGTTTCGGGGTACGCGACTGGCTTCGTCGTCATCGCGGCTCTGGGGGTGCTGTGCGCCGTCCTCTCTGTCTTCATGTACACGAAATTCAGTTATCACGCGGTCGGTGCCTGA
- a CDS encoding universal stress protein: MYDTVLVPTDGSDIASIAGEVAIAVAARFDATIEALYVSTDGSPEPSPDAQSEARNRRGQDALAKIEKRAADAAVESTTALVEANGSDPIYRTILDYADSSDTDLIVMGTHGRTGVGRIVLGSVTEQTLRESPVPVMALHENTAFSGDFDSLLVPTDGSDAAESALDHGIELALTTGATLHIISVVDVGAVAGSYNVEGVADKLREGSNEALGTAVERAEDAGVSSIESTVLTGAPGRSICEYANQHGIDTIAMGTRGLTGVERLVLGSVTERVVRRSPVPVIGTKATITSDHTS, encoded by the coding sequence ATGTACGATACCGTCTTGGTTCCGACCGATGGCAGCGACATCGCGTCCATCGCCGGAGAGGTGGCGATAGCCGTGGCAGCTCGGTTCGATGCGACCATCGAGGCGCTGTACGTCTCCACGGACGGTTCGCCCGAACCGTCACCTGACGCTCAATCAGAGGCCCGGAATCGACGGGGACAGGACGCCCTGGCGAAGATCGAGAAACGAGCAGCCGACGCTGCCGTCGAGAGTACGACCGCGCTCGTCGAGGCAAACGGGTCTGATCCGATCTATCGAACGATTCTCGATTACGCCGACTCCAGCGATACTGATCTCATCGTCATGGGGACACACGGTCGGACTGGTGTCGGCAGAATCGTGCTCGGAAGTGTCACAGAACAGACGCTGCGTGAGTCGCCAGTCCCCGTGATGGCGCTCCACGAGAATACCGCATTCTCGGGCGATTTCGACTCTCTGCTCGTCCCAACTGATGGCAGCGATGCCGCCGAATCCGCTCTGGACCACGGTATCGAACTCGCGCTTACCACCGGCGCAACGCTCCACATAATCAGCGTCGTTGATGTCGGTGCCGTTGCGGGAAGCTACAACGTCGAGGGTGTCGCCGACAAATTAAGAGAAGGCAGCAACGAGGCACTCGGGACGGCAGTCGAGCGCGCGGAAGACGCAGGCGTCTCGTCGATCGAATCGACCGTGTTGACGGGTGCGCCCGGACGGTCGATCTGTGAGTACGCCAACCAGCACGGTATCGATACCATCGCAATGGGAACGCGTGGGCTGACAGGCGTCGAACGCCTGGTTCTCGGATCCGTCACGGAGCGAGTTGTCCGCCGTAGTCCCGTCCCTGTCATCGGAACGAAAGCCACCATCACATCGGACCATACGTCGTGA